Below is a window of Cryobacterium sp. PAMC25264 DNA.
ATCACGACCTCCTCGTCGACGCCGCTGCCGAGCTCTCCCACGTAGTTGCCCTGCGGGTCGACGAACTGGCTGGTGCCGTAGAACGTCACCGCGTCCTCGCCGTACTCGTTGTCCTCCGGCCCACCCGGTTGGGCGCGGCCACGAAGTAGCCGTTCGCGGCCGCGGCAGCCGGCTGCTCGATCTCCCAGAGCCGGTTCGACAGGCCCGGCTTGGTGGCGTTGGGGTTGAAGACGATCTGCGCGCCGTTGAGGCCCAGTTCACGCCAGCCCTCTGGAAAGTGCCGGTCGTAGCAGATGTAGACGCCGATCGGACCGACGGCCGTGTTGAAGACGGGGTAGCCGAGGTTGCCGGGGCGGAAGTAGAACTTCTCCCAGAACTTGTCGAGGTGGGGGATGTGGTGCTTGCGGTACTTGCCGAGGATGGTGCCATCGGCATCCACCACGACCGCGGTGTTGTAGTACACACCGGGCTGCTCTTCTTCGTAGATGGGGAGAACCATGACCAGGTTCAGTTCCTTGGCCAGCTTGGCGAAGCGCTGCACGATGGGGCCGTCGGCGGGCTCGGCGTAGTCGTAATACTTGGCGTCTTCGGTGATACCGAAGTAGGGCCCGTAGAACAGCTCCTGGAAGCAGATGACCTGGGCGCCGTCGGCGGCCGCATCGCGGGCGAACTTCTCGTGCTTGTCGAGCATCGAGTCGATATCCCCCGTCCACGTGGTCTGGGTGATCGCCGCTCGCACGATGTTGGATGTGCCGAGTCTGGATGGGTCGGTGCTCATACTCTTGCCTCCACTGGGTCTCACACGGTGGGAACCTCGTCAGCAGGAGAGCAAGACATCGCTTTATGGGCGAGCCATACGGGGAAGAGCCTGTCGAGATCGAGCCACATTACGGTGTCCGGTTTTGTTATTATTCGACGTAAACATTTCTGTTCTGTTTCTTCATATGACGCATGCGTAAATCATCCTGTCGTTCGGGCATGCTTTTGGCAAGCATTCGGGCTAGGAAGGACACCATGCAGCTCTACCTCGACGAGATCGAACAGGCCACTCCGGCCGGTATCGCCGCCGCGCTGGGCCGCCTGATCAGTTCCGGCCGGCTCGCCCCCGGTGAGCGCCTGCCCACGGTGCGCGACCTCGCCGGACTCCTGGGCGTGAGCCCGGCCACGGTGAGCCATGCCTGGCAGGCGCTGTCGTCGGCAGGCCTGATCGTCTCGCGGGGCCGCAGCGGCACGTTCGTGCGGGAGCCGTCCCGGCACTGGCTGCCCGCCCGCACCCAGACGCTGGCCGGGCACCTGAGCGACGCCCGGATCGACCTCTCGCGGGGCACCCCGGACCCGCTCCTGTTGCCGGCGCTCGGGCCGGCCCTCTCCAGGGTCTCCCAGCGGGCCATGACCCCCAGCTACCAGGCACTCCCGGTGATTCCCGAGCTGCTCACCGTACTCACGGGCTCGTGGCCCTACCCGGCCGAGGCGATCACGGTGGTCGACGGTGCACTCGACGCCATCTCCCGCAGCCTCGAGCTGGTCGCCAGATTCGGCGACCGGGTCATCGTCGAGGACCCCGGCTTTCCGCCGTTCTTCGACCTGCTCGACCAGATGGGCATCGAGCGGCTGCCCGTGGCCGTGGACGCGGAGGGCATCGTGCCGGACGCCTTCCAGGCAGCGCTCGCGCTGTCGCCGGCCGCCGTGATCCTGCAGCCCCGGGCGCACAACCCCACCGGCGCCTCGATGTCGGCCGACCGCGCCGCCGAGCTCGCCCGGCTGCTGGGCGCCAGCCCCCGGGCCGCGCACACGGTGGTGATCGAGGACGACCACTCCGGAGCCATCAGCACCTCCCCGGATGTGTCACTCGGCCGTTGGCTGCCCGAACGGGTGCTGCACGTGCGCAGCTACTCCAAATCACACGGGCCCGACCTGCGCATCGCCGCCCTCGGCGGACCGGCGGCGCTCGTGGACCGCATCGTGGCCCGGCGCATGCTCGGACCCGGCTGGACCAGCCGGATGCTGCAGACCATCCTGCACGAGCTGCTCACCGACGGCGCGAGCATGGCGCAGGTCAACGAGGCCCGGCACGTGTACTTCGCCCGCCAGAAGGCGCTGGCAGATGCCCTCACCGGGTTCGGCCTGCCCCTGGCCCGCGCCGACGGCATCAACGCGTGGGTGCCAGTGGCCGACGAGCGCGACGCCATCGTGCGGTTGGCGGCCTCTGGCATCCGGGTGGCCGGCGGCATCCCATTTCTCGCATCGGAGCGACCGGAGTCGTTCATCCGGGTGACGGCCGGGGCGCTGCCCGACGACGTGCTGCCGGTGGCCCGGGCGATCGCGGCCGCGGCAGGGGTCCTTGCGCCCTGAGAGCTCCACCTGGGAACCTGCGCGGTGCGCTGATCAAGCCCGTCGAGATCCTGACAAGGGTTTTGTCAGCCGCGCCGGAACTGCCCGCATGACGACAGGCGAATCACCCCGTCAGGGGCGCTCAACCAACGAGGCGGCGATCACGCACGCAAGGCGATAAGCCGAGCCTGTCCTTCATGGCGCGGCCCTCTGGCGATGCCTAGCATTGCACTCATAGCGGCGCCGGTGTGGGAATCGGTCCAGTCGCACCCCTTCAGGCAGGAGCCCCATGTTCGACACCTTTTTCGGTCTGCCACTCCACCCCCTCGTTGTGCACGCGACCGAGGTGATCGTTCCCACGGCCGCCCTGGTGGTGTTGCTCGCCGCAGCCTGGCCGCGCTTTCGCCGCTGGGCCAAGTTCGTGCCGTTGGGCCTGGCATTGGCCGCCCTTGTGCTGGTTCCACTCTCGACCCAATCCGGCGAGGCCCTTGAGGAACGGGTCTCGGAGTCGGCGCTCATCGAGACCCACGCCGACCTGGCCGAAGGGCTGCTGCCCTGGGTGATCGGCTTGGTCGTGGTGGCCGGCGTGCTGCTCTGGTGGAACTGGTCGGAGCGTTCGCCGCGGAAGCCGATGAAGTGGGTGGCGATCGTGCTCATCGTCGCCGCAGCCCTCGTGTCGACCGGAACCGTCGTGCAGGCCATCAGGATCGGGCACAGCGGCGCCACGGCCGTGTGGTCGTCAGACGTGGGGACCCCCGCGAAGTAGCCGCGCTGCACGCTCGGTTGTGGACTTCCCCTCTTCGTTTCCGCCACGAAGGCCGGAAGTCCGCACCTGACTGGTGCTGCTGGGCGGTATAACGCGGGACATGCGCCGCTCCGCGGGTGGCATGCCCGTCCGGCGGTGCTGCCACGCTACGGCGCCCGGCCCGCGCAGCTACCGCGCGCCGCGTCACGCGGGACATGCGCCGCTCCGCGGGTGGCGCGCCCAGGGCGAAGCGGCGCCTGACCCGCGCACCCACAGGGCAGCGCCTGAGCGCCGCGTCACGCGGGGGATGCGCCGATCCGACGCTGCGACGCCCACAAGAGGGCGACCCGCGCTGGACGCCGGGTGATGGACGGGGCGTCCAGGCGGGCGGGCGACGCATCCGCCCGAAAGCGGATGGGTTTAGTCTGGTTGGGACCCCCGGTTCGATCTGACCGGTTGCGCCGGCCCGGATTTGGGCGGCAGGTCGGGGCATTGCCTCCAGTTCTCTCCCCCACCCTGTACGAGCTCCTCCGTTGGAGCCACAGCCTCTCGCCACTGCGTTGCGGTGTGGTTTTCACGGCGTCGCCGCTGTGTCGGCGCCGCCGACGGATGCCGGGCTCCCGCCTCAGATTGGTCTCATGAAGACTCGCTACCCCACCCTCGCTGCCGCCGCGGCCGTGCTGCTGCTGGCCGGCTGCGCATCCGGCTCGACCGGTGCCGCGCCCGTCGCCACCGCCTCGCCCGGAGGCCCGGGCGCTTACCCCGTGTCGTTCGACAACTGCGACACCTCGCTCACCCTCACGGCCGCGCCCGAGCGGATCGTGACAATCAAGTCCACCACCACCGAGCTGCTGCTGGCCTTGGGCCTCGGCGACCGCGTCGTGGGCTCGGCGTTCCTCGACGGCCCGCTGCCGGCGTCCCTCGCAGAAGAGGGCGCCGATCTCAACGTGATCAGCGACTTCGTTCCCGGCCAGGAGGCCGTTCTGGCGTTGAACCCTGACTTCGTCTACGGCGGCTGGGAGTCCAACTTCTCCGCCGACGGCGTGGGCGAACGCGACGCGCTCTCCGTGCTGGGCATCGGCAGCTACGTGTCGCCGGCCGCCTGCAAGGGTGATGCGATGCCCGACCCGCTCACCTTCGACACCGTGTTCGGCGAGATCGATGAGGCCGGCACGCTGTTCGGGGTTCCGGATGCCGCCGCCACGCTGGTCTCCGCCCAGGAAGCCGCGCTGGCCGCGCTCAAGCCCGCCACCGGGAAGACCACGGCGCTCTGGTACTCGAGCGGCACCGACACTCCGTATGTGGGCGCCGGCATCGGCGCTCCGCAAATGATCATGGATGCCGCGGGCCTGACCAACATCTTCGCCGACGTGCACGACACCTGGACCTCGGCCGGCTGGGAGTCCGTCGTGGCGGCGAACCCGAGCGTGATCGTGCTCGTGGACGCCACCTGGAACACCGCCGACTCCAAAATCGCTCTGCTCGAGGGCAACCCGGCCACCGCCGGACTCGACGCCGTGGTGAACCATCGCTACATCACCGTGCCGTTCGCGGCCGGCGAGGCGGGCATTCGAAACGTGGAGGCGGCCGGGTTGATCATCGACCAGCTCGCCGCGCTCGACGCACAGTAAGTCGCTCGAACGCATCGACCGTTCGCACCGCGGAGCAGGAATGAGGAAGCAGGGATGACCGGAACGACGCACCCCCGCAGCACTCCTCCGTCACTACCCGAGCGTGCCGCACCCCGCGGGAGCCGCGATGCGGCATCCGTCACTGTGCATCGCAGCGGGCCGGGCCGGTACCTGTTCTGGCTGGTCACGGCGCTGGTGGCCCTGCTTCTCGGCTGCGCCGTTGCCGTGACGATCGGCCCGGCCGACGTGAGCCTGGCGCAGGTTGTGGGCAGCGTGGGGAGCCACCTCGGCCTGCCCGGACTGGCCGGGGGAACTCCGGTGCCGCCCTTGACCGACGCCATCGTGTGGCAGCTGCGGATGCCGCGCGTGCTCACCGCCGCCATGGTGGGCGCGGGCCTCGCGCTCAGCGGCGCGGTCATGCAGAGCGTCACCCGCAACCCGCTCGCCGACCCCTACCTGCTCGGCCTGTCCTCCGGCGCGTCGCTCGGGGCGGTCTGCGTGGTCATCCTCGGCGTGGGCTTCGCGCTGCCGGCTGCGGCTTTCGCCGGGGCCCTGATCGCCCTGTTCGCCACCCTCAACATCGCCCGCGTCGGCGGCAGCATCACCCCGGGCCGCGCCGTGCTGGCCGGGCTGGCGATCGCCCAGCTGGGCTCGGCGGGCACCTCGTTCATCATCTTCTGGGCGGCCAAAGGCGACTCCTACCGGGAGATCCTCAACTGGCTGCTCGGCTCCCTGGCCGGCAGTTCCTGGACCAGCGTGCTGATCTCCACAACCGCGCTCGTCCTCGTGGGCACGGGCATCCTGCTCGCCGCCAGCCGACTGGATGCGTTCACCTTCGGCGACACGAACGCCGCGTCGCTGGGCATCAACGTGAACGCCACCCGCTGGGGATTCCTCGTGGCTGTCGCGCTGCTCACTGGCGCGATGGTGGCCGTGAGCGGGGCGATCGGGTTCGTGGGGCTGATCCTGCCGCACCTGGTGCGCGGACTCAGCGGTCCGGGGCACCGACGCCTGCTGCCGCTCGTCGCGGTGGTCGGCGCGCTGTTCCTGGTGCTCGCCGATACCCTCGCCCGCACGGTGTTCGACCCGCGGGAGCTGCCCGTGGGCATCATCACCGCGTTCATCGGGGTGCCCGTGTTCATCCTGCTGATCACGCGCAAGCGAAGCGCGGCCTGGGCATGAGCGCCGAACGCGGCGTTGCCGCCGCATCCGCACCCGGAGTTGCCGCAAACACCCCTCTAAAGAGCGCTGAAGGGGCAGTTTTCCGCAACTCGGGAGCGCCGGATGACGGCGTGGTGCTCGACGGGATCTCCCTCAGTATCGAGGGCACGCGCATCCTGCACCAGATCTCGGCACGCCTGCCGTCGGGCACCGTCACCGGGCTGCTCGGGCCCAACGGCGCCGGCAAGTCGAGCCTGCTGCGCATCGTCGCCGGCATCGACCGGGCGGATGCCGGCACCGTCGCCCTCGACGGCACCGTCGTGGGGCTGCTCCGCCGGCGGGAGGCCGCGCGGCGAATCGCCCTGCTCGAGCAGAACGTGGCACCCAGCGTGGACCTCTCGGTGCGGGAGGTCGTGCTGCTCGGACGCATCCCACACCGGAGCCGGTTGCTCGGCAGCTTCGGCGGCGAGGACGACCTCACCGTGGCGACCGAGGCGCTGGCGATGGTGGGCGCCGCCGATCTCGTCGAGCGGCGCTGGCACACGCTGAGCGGCGGCCAGCAGCAGCGGGTGCAGATCGCGCGGGCGCTGGCCCAGCGTCCGAGCCTGTTGCTGCTCGACGAACCGACCAACCACCTCGACGTGAGCGCACAGCTGTCGCTGCTGCACCAGGTGCGCGGCCTCGGTCTCACGTCGATACTCGCCCTGCACGACCTCAACCTCGCGGCCGCCTACTGCGACCGCATCGTGCTGCTGCAGGCGGGCCGGGTGGCCGCGTTCGGCACGCCCGCCGAGGTGCTGCGACCCGACATCATCGAGGCGGTCTACGGCGTCGACTGCGACATCGTGCCGCATCCCCGCACCGGGCGCCCCGTGATCGTATTCTCCGGCCCCGCACAAACCGGTACCTGACAGCCCCACGGATCTACAGAAGGAACCCCCATGACCCGAGTCACAGTTCTCGCCGGCGGCGTCGGCGGCGCCCGCTTCACTCGCGGGTTGTTGCAGCACCTGGCGTCCGAGGACGCGCGAGATGCGGCGAATGTCCCCTCTGGCGGCCCGGACGGGGCACCTTCCGGCACCTCGGCGAAGGGGCAGGCCAGCGAGGTCACCGTGATCGTCAACTCCGGCGACGACATGTGGCTCGACGGGCTGCGCATCTGCCCCGACCTCGACACCGTGATGTACACGCTGGGCGGCGGCATCAGCGAGGAGCAGGGTTGGGGTCGTGCCGAGGAGTCCCGGCGCACCTCCGCCGAGATCTCCGCGTACGGCCGCGGCTGGTCGTGGTTCACGCTGGGCGACCTCGACCTGGCCACCCACATCGTGCGCACTGACCTGCTCAAGAACGGCGCCACGCTCAGCGCCGCCACCGAGTTCCTCTGCCGCCGCTGGCAGCCCGGCGCCCGGCTGCTGCCGATGAGCGACCAGTTCGTGGAGACCCACGTGCGCCTGGCCGAGGACGCCGATGAGCACCGAGTCGGCGACCTCATCCACTTCGAGGAGTGGTGGGTGCGTTACCGCGCGGGGAAGTCCGTCACCGAGTTCGTGCAGGTGGGTCTGGCCGACGCCGTCGCGGCGCCCGGCGTGCTCGAGGCCATCCGTGACGCCGACGTGGTGATCCTGCCGCCGTCGAACCCCGTCGTGTCGGTGGGCACCATCCTCGCGATTCCGGGCATCCGGGATGCACTGCGCGCCACCTCGGCCCGCGTGGTGGGCATCTCGCCCATCATCGCCGGCTCCGCGGTGCGCGGCATGGCCGACGCCTGCCTGAGCACGATCGGCGTGGAGACGTCGGCGCTCGCGGTGGGGCTGCACTACGGCTCCCGGCAGGGCGACGGGGTGCTCGACGCCTGGCTGGTCGACGAGACGGATGCCGCGGCCGTGCCCGCGCTCGAGGCCGCCGGCATCCGCTCGGCCGCGGTGCCGCTCTGGATGACGGATGTGGCCGCCACCGCTCAGATCGCGGCCGAGGCCCTGCGCAGCGAAGTGGCGACCCGATGACCGGTCCGCTCGACCCGCCGGTTGGCACCGGTGGGGACCACGCGGCACCCGACGCGCTTCCGGTCGCCGAGTTCGCGTTCCCGGGCCCGCTCCGGGACCGGCTCGTTGCGGCGATTCTGGACGGCTCGAAGACCTCGACCACGTCCACGCTGGTGGAATACGGCATCGAGGACGAGCCGCTGCCCGAGCTCGGGGCCCGCCAGGTGCTGATCGACTCCGCCGGGCAGCCGGTGGCGATCATCGAGACGACGGCGGTGCAGGTGGTGCGGCTGGCCGACGTCGACGTGCGCCATGCCCGCGACGAGGGCGAGGGCCACGACTCGGTGGCCGGTTGGCGCGCCGCCCACGAGGCCTTCCGGACCAGCCCCGACATGCGCGGCTATCTGAACGACCCCACCTTCAGCGTCACCGATGACACCCCGGTGGTGCTCGAGCGGCTGCGCGTGGTGGAACTCCTGCCCGGCGAACAGCCGCGCGCCTGACCTCGCGGCCGAGCGGCCGGCCAACTGGCCAACTGGCCGACGCCCCGTCGGCCGGTCGCTCGGGCACTCCCCCGCACCCGCTGCCTGCGCTACTCTCGCCTACGTCGCACAGCCCCGCGGTCGCCCGACCGCACCCGAGCGAAGGGCAGCCGCATGCCAGCAACGTCCCCGCTTCCGCGCATCCACGGCATCTGGCCCGGCGGAATGCCGTATCTCTCCGTCGGGTCGGGCACCCCGCTGCTCTTCTTGCCTGGCCTCACCCCCAATCACGAGCCACCCACCGGCGCCGACCGCCGATTCCAGACCCGGATGCTGCTGCCCTTCGCCGCCACCCGCCGGGTGTGGTGGGTCAACCGGCGGCCCGGCCTCGACCCCGACGCCACCATGGCCGACATCGCGGCGGACTACGCGCTCGCCATGCGGCAGCGCTTCGACGGACGCGTCGACGTGATGGGGCAGTCCACCGGCGGAAGCGTGGCGCTGCAGCTCGCGGCGGATCATCCGGACCTGGTGAAGCGCCTCGTGATCGTGTCGGCCGCGCACCAGCTGGGCATCGAGGGCCGCGACACCGCGATGAGGGTCGCCGATGACGTGCTCGACGGCCGGCCGCGCACCGCCTACGCCGAACTCATGCGGATGCTCGGGTCGGGCGCTGGGTCACAGCGGATGCTTTCCGGCATCGGCTGGCTGCTCGGCAAGAACTACTTCGCCCACGCCAGCGCGGACCTGATGACCACCATCCGGGCCGAGGACGGCTTCGAGCTGCGCAGCCGGTTGGGTGACATCACCGCCCCCACCCTCGTGGTGGGCGGGGAACGGGATGCGTTCTACTCGCCCGAGCTGTTCCGGCAGACGGCGGCGGGGATCCCCCGCGGCCGGCTCGTCCTCTACCCGGACCGAGGGCACCTCGCCACGACGAGCGACCCACGGTTCGTCTCCGACGTGCTCTCCTTCCTCGACCCGCCCGACGAGCCAGCCGACGACCCTACGGGCACGCCGACCGCCGAGCGTCCCCACGATGCACCCGCCGGGCCGTCCGACGGCAGACCCGACCAGCCGAGCGCCTCGGCCCGACCGCGCTCCGATCACGATGACCTGGCGCGCTGACCGCTCACCGCCCACGGCCGCGGAGGCCGCGACGGCGTGGCATGCCGCCTGGCATCCGCTCTACCGGGTGGGCGGCGTGGCCGCCCTGCTCTTCGTGCTGCTGTTGTTGAGCGCGCTGGTGCTCGACGTGCTGGCGCCGCCGCCGGTGGCCGGCACCGTCGACACGCTGCAGTTCATCGCCGACCACAAGGCCGTGTACATCGCCCAGCAGGTGCTCTGGATAGGGCCCGGCTACCTGATGGTGTTGGTCTTCGTTGCCCTCGGGGTGGCGCTGGCGCCGGTGGGCCGCAGTTGGGCCCTGCTCGCCGGGCTGCTCGGTGCGCTGCCGTGGGCGCTGTCACTGGCGATCCCCGTCTCCACCCGGGGGTCGCTGATTCTGGTGACCCTGAGCGACCGGTTTGTGGCGGCAGCGTCGAGCGAGCGACCCGCCATCGTGGCGGCGGCCGAGGCCGTGGTCGCGGAGAACAACACCCTGACGCTGACCGGCCCGCTCTCGGCCATCGGCCTAGTCGTGGGCGCGCTGGCGATGACCCGGGGCGTGTTCCCCGCGATCCTGGGCTGGCTCGGCGTCGCCGCCGGCGTGCTGGGGGTGGCCGCGGAGCTGCTGCGCTTCGTCGTGCCCGATCTGTACCTGGGCGCACTGCTGCAGTGGGTCTGGGTCGTGTGGACGGGGCTCGTTCTCCTCCGTCTCGGCCGGCCGCACCCCACAACCGCCCCGGCCCCACCTCGATCCAAGGCAGGGCAGGGCAGCTGAGTCAGCGGCGTCATTGCCGCCACTACTGTGACGCACAACCGGGCATATTCGTCACGACCCGGCCGGAAATACGTCCATGCGCCGAGGGCCCGGGTCGCTACAGTGAGTGGCACGCACCTCCCTCGACGAAGTGAGCACAGTGCCAGAAACCCGCGACGCGGCCCGGCCGGCACCGCCAGTCCGCGTATTCCTGCCGATCCTCGCGGTCGGTGTGATCCACCTGGGCGCCATCCTGCTCTCGCTCGACGGCGTCGTGGAGTGGACGAAGCCGCTACTCATGCCGGCGCTGGCAATCGGGCTGCTCTGGGCCGCGCCACAGCGTCGCGCGCCCGCGATTTTGCTCGGCATGCTCGCCCTTACCTTCTCCTGGCTGGGCGACATCACCCTGCGGTGGTTCGTGATCGGGCTGGCCTGCTTCCTGCTGGCGCACATCGTCTACCTGGTGCTCTTCGTCACCCGGCTGGCCGTGCAGCGGATGCGCTGGTGGGCCCTCGTCTACGCCGTCTGGCTCGTCGTGCTGCTCACGCTTCTCGCTCCCCACACTGGCTCGCTGCTGATTCCGGTGATGGCCTACGGCACCGTGCTCTGCGCCATGGCCGCGGTCGCCTCCCGGTGCAACCGCTGGGTCGCGGCCGGCGGCGCCCTGTTCGTGGCCTCCGACTCGATCCTGGCGCTGAACAAGTTCCTGCCGGAGTTCAACCTGCCCCTGGCGGACTTCCTCATCATGGTCACCTATCTCGCGGCACAGACCCTGATCGTGTGGGGCATCCTGCGGCACGAGCAGAGTCGGGTGGCGACGCCGGTGGCCATTTCCACGGCCGGGTGACGGACGCCCCGGGCGCCTGAATTCCGACCGGCCTCGGGCTCACGGCGAGGTCGCCCGCGATGTGGCACGGCAGGGAGTCCGCCGGGCGACGGCCGAGATGTCATTCCCGGGGATGACCTGCAGGGCACCAAGGGTGGACGCCGTTTCGCGAGGGATTTTCTAGCCTCGACGTAACGCATCCCGCGCATCGCCACCCGATCGAATCGACCCCATGGACCTGCTCACCGACTTTCTGCTCGCCGCGGTGAGCTCGCCCTGGGTCTACCTCGTGGTGTTCGCCGTGGTCGTGATCGACGGGTTCTTCCCCCCAGTGCCCAGTGAGAGCATCGTCGTGGTCGCTGCCGCGCTCGGTGTGAGCGCGGGCACGCCCAACCCCGTGGTGATCGTGGTGCTGGCGGCCGTGGGCGCCGCCGTCGGGGACAACATCGCCTACTGGCTCGGTCGGCGGATCGGTATCGATCGGTTCCGATGGATGCGCGGCCGCCGCACCGCCGCAGCACTCGACCGGGCGGGCCGCGGCCTCGCTCTCCGGCCGGCCAGTCTGCTCCTCGTGGCCCGGTACATCCCGGTGGGCCGGGTGGCCGTGAACATGACGGCCGGCGCCACCGGCCTGCCGCACCGACGATTCTGGCCGCTCACGGTGCTGGCCGGAGCCTGTTGGGCGGTGTACTCGGTGCTCATCGGGATCCTGGCCGGTAACGCGTTCCGCGACCAGCCCATGCTCGGTGCCGCTATCGGCGTGGTGCTCGCCCTCTGCCTCGGCGTGCTGGTCGACCGGGTCGCAGCAGCGATCGCCCGCCGCCGCCGCCGCCGGGCCCCGGCACCCGCACATCCTGCCGCGGAGGCCGCGCAGGCTGCCCTCCCGAGCCGCTCAGAATCCTCGCGAACTGTGAGCTAAGCCCCACTTTCGCGCGTTTTTTGGGGCTTAAGTCTCAGTTCGCGAGGGTGACAGGCGGGCCGATGCTCATCCGCCGATGTAGGACATCTCGATCTTCTTGCGACCGGAGGAGCGCACCGCACCGGTCTGGGCGCTGCGCAGCTGGGAGGCGCGGTCGGTGCGCTGGCGCCAGATGGCGCCCATGGCGGCGGAGAGCTGCTCGTCGCTGCTGCCGTCGCGGAGGAGCGCGCGTAGGTCATGTCCCTCGCTGGCGAACAGGCAGGTGAACAGCTTGCCGTCGGTGGACACGCGAGCGCGGGAGCAGGTGTGGCAGAACGACTGGGTGACGCTGGAGATGAGGCCGATCTCGCCCTCACCGTCGAGATAGCGCCAGCGCCGGCTGGTCTCGCCGGTGTAGTTGGGGGCCACTTCCTCCAGCGGCAGTTCGGCGTGGATGCGGTCGCGCACCTCGCTGGACGGCAGCACGGCCGCCATGTCCCAGCCGTTGCTCGTGCCCACGTCCATGAACTCGATGAAACGCAGGATGTAGGGGTGCCCTTGAAGTAGCGGGCCATGTTGACGATGTCGTGGTCGTTCTCGCCGCGCTTGACGACCATGTTGATCTTGATCGGGCCGAGGCCCACGGCGTGGGCGGCGTCCAGGCCCGCCAGGATGCGGGCGACCGGGAAGTTGACGTCGTTCATGGCGCGGAAGGTGGTGTCATCCAGGGAATCGAGGGACACCGTGACCCGCTTGAGGCCGGCATCCTTGAGCGCCTGCGCCTTCATCGCCAGCGCCGAGCCGTTGGTGGTGAGGGCGATGTCGACCGGGCGTCCGGCGGGGGTGCGGAGCGCTGCGAGCATCGCGATGAGTTCCTCGAGACCCTTGCGCAGCAGCGGTTCGCCGCCGGTGAGCCGGATCTTCTCCACGCCGTGCGCCACCGAGATGCGGGCCAGACGGGTCATCTCCTCGAAAG
It encodes the following:
- a CDS encoding PLP-dependent aminotransferase family protein, with translation MQLYLDEIEQATPAGIAAALGRLISSGRLAPGERLPTVRDLAGLLGVSPATVSHAWQALSSAGLIVSRGRSGTFVREPSRHWLPARTQTLAGHLSDARIDLSRGTPDPLLLPALGPALSRVSQRAMTPSYQALPVIPELLTVLTGSWPYPAEAITVVDGALDAISRSLELVARFGDRVIVEDPGFPPFFDLLDQMGIERLPVAVDAEGIVPDAFQAALALSPAAVILQPRAHNPTGASMSADRAAELARLLGASPRAAHTVVIEDDHSGAISTSPDVSLGRWLPERVLHVRSYSKSHGPDLRIAALGGPAALVDRIVARRMLGPGWTSRMLQTILHELLTDGASMAQVNEARHVYFARQKALADALTGFGLPLARADGINAWVPVADERDAIVRLAASGIRVAGGIPFLASERPESFIRVTAGALPDDVLPVARAIAAAAGVLAP
- a CDS encoding DUF2231 domain-containing protein, which gives rise to MFDTFFGLPLHPLVVHATEVIVPTAALVVLLAAAWPRFRRWAKFVPLGLALAALVLVPLSTQSGEALEERVSESALIETHADLAEGLLPWVIGLVVVAGVLLWWNWSERSPRKPMKWVAIVLIVAAALVSTGTVVQAIRIGHSGATAVWSSDVGTPAK
- a CDS encoding putative F420-0 ABC transporter substrate-binding protein, which codes for MKTRYPTLAAAAAVLLLAGCASGSTGAAPVATASPGGPGAYPVSFDNCDTSLTLTAAPERIVTIKSTTTELLLALGLGDRVVGSAFLDGPLPASLAEEGADLNVISDFVPGQEAVLALNPDFVYGGWESNFSADGVGERDALSVLGIGSYVSPAACKGDAMPDPLTFDTVFGEIDEAGTLFGVPDAAATLVSAQEAALAALKPATGKTTALWYSSGTDTPYVGAGIGAPQMIMDAAGLTNIFADVHDTWTSAGWESVVAANPSVIVLVDATWNTADSKIALLEGNPATAGLDAVVNHRYITVPFAAGEAGIRNVEAAGLIIDQLAALDAQ
- a CDS encoding putative F420-0 ABC transporter permease subunit → MTGTTHPRSTPPSLPERAAPRGSRDAASVTVHRSGPGRYLFWLVTALVALLLGCAVAVTIGPADVSLAQVVGSVGSHLGLPGLAGGTPVPPLTDAIVWQLRMPRVLTAAMVGAGLALSGAVMQSVTRNPLADPYLLGLSSGASLGAVCVVILGVGFALPAAAFAGALIALFATLNIARVGGSITPGRAVLAGLAIAQLGSAGTSFIIFWAAKGDSYREILNWLLGSLAGSSWTSVLISTTALVLVGTGILLAASRLDAFTFGDTNAASLGINVNATRWGFLVAVALLTGAMVAVSGAIGFVGLILPHLVRGLSGPGHRRLLPLVAVVGALFLVLADTLARTVFDPRELPVGIITAFIGVPVFILLITRKRSAAWA
- a CDS encoding ABC transporter ATP-binding protein, producing MSAERGVAAASAPGVAANTPLKSAEGAVFRNSGAPDDGVVLDGISLSIEGTRILHQISARLPSGTVTGLLGPNGAGKSSLLRIVAGIDRADAGTVALDGTVVGLLRRREAARRIALLEQNVAPSVDLSVREVVLLGRIPHRSRLLGSFGGEDDLTVATEALAMVGAADLVERRWHTLSGGQQQRVQIARALAQRPSLLLLDEPTNHLDVSAQLSLLHQVRGLGLTSILALHDLNLAAAYCDRIVLLQAGRVAAFGTPAEVLRPDIIEAVYGVDCDIVPHPRTGRPVIVFSGPAQTGT
- the cofD gene encoding 2-phospho-L-lactate transferase, translating into MTRVTVLAGGVGGARFTRGLLQHLASEDARDAANVPSGGPDGAPSGTSAKGQASEVTVIVNSGDDMWLDGLRICPDLDTVMYTLGGGISEEQGWGRAEESRRTSAEISAYGRGWSWFTLGDLDLATHIVRTDLLKNGATLSAATEFLCRRWQPGARLLPMSDQFVETHVRLAEDADEHRVGDLIHFEEWWVRYRAGKSVTEFVQVGLADAVAAPGVLEAIRDADVVILPPSNPVVSVGTILAIPGIRDALRATSARVVGISPIIAGSAVRGMADACLSTIGVETSALAVGLHYGSRQGDGVLDAWLVDETDAAAVPALEAAGIRSAAVPLWMTDVAATAQIAAEALRSEVATR
- a CDS encoding ASCH domain-containing protein; amino-acid sequence: MTGPLDPPVGTGGDHAAPDALPVAEFAFPGPLRDRLVAAILDGSKTSTTSTLVEYGIEDEPLPELGARQVLIDSAGQPVAIIETTAVQVVRLADVDVRHARDEGEGHDSVAGWRAAHEAFRTSPDMRGYLNDPTFSVTDDTPVVLERLRVVELLPGEQPRA
- a CDS encoding alpha/beta fold hydrolase, which translates into the protein MPATSPLPRIHGIWPGGMPYLSVGSGTPLLFLPGLTPNHEPPTGADRRFQTRMLLPFAATRRVWWVNRRPGLDPDATMADIAADYALAMRQRFDGRVDVMGQSTGGSVALQLAADHPDLVKRLVIVSAAHQLGIEGRDTAMRVADDVLDGRPRTAYAELMRMLGSGAGSQRMLSGIGWLLGKNYFAHASADLMTTIRAEDGFELRSRLGDITAPTLVVGGERDAFYSPELFRQTAAGIPRGRLVLYPDRGHLATTSDPRFVSDVLSFLDPPDEPADDPTGTPTAERPHDAPAGPSDGRPDQPSASARPRSDHDDLAR